In the Egibacteraceae bacterium genome, CGGTGCGCAGCCGCAGTGCGGCGGTCTCCATCGGGGACGCGCCGGCGAAGGGCCGGCGCGCGGTGAGCGCCTCGTAGAGCACGCAGCCCAGGGCGTACTGGTCGCAGGCGCCGGTGAGGGGCTCGGACAGGATCTGCTCGGGCGCGACGTAGCCCGCGGTGCCGAGCACCGTCCCCGTGCCGGTCAGGTCGCCCTCGGTCCCCTCGGCCTTGGCGATGCCGAAGTCCGCGACCTTCACGGTCGTGTCGTCGTCGAGCAGGATGTTGGCCGGCTTCACGTCACGGTGCACGAGGCCGCGCTCGTGGGCGAAGGCGAGGCCGCGGGCGACCTTCTCGCCGATTGCGGCCGCGCGCGCGACCTCGAGACGGCCGCCGGCGTCGAGCAGGTCGCGCAGGGTGGGGCCCTCGACGAGCTCCATGACGAGCCACGCGAGCGGGCCCTGGCTGCCCGTGTCGTAGACCCCGACGATGTGCGGGTGCGTCAGTTTCGCGGCGGCGACGGCCTCGCGGCGGAACCGCTCGCGGAACTCGTCGTCGGCGGCGAGGTGGCCGTGGAGGACCTTGACCGCCACAGTGCGGTCGAGCAGCTCGTCGTGGGCGCGCCAGACGGCCGCCATCCCGCCGCTCGCGATCTCGCTCTCCAGCCGGTAGCGCCCGCCGAGGACGGCGGAGGGGACGGGGCCCTGCCCGTCGGTGCTCGCGCCCGC is a window encoding:
- a CDS encoding serine/threonine-protein kinase, with amino-acid sequence MREPTDGAEPPREAGASTDGQGPVPSAVLGGRYRLESEIASGGMAAVWRAHDELLDRTVAVKVLHGHLAADDEFRERFRREAVAAAKLTHPHIVGVYDTGSQGPLAWLVMELVEGPTLRDLLDAGGRLEVARAAAIGEKVARGLAFAHERGLVHRDVKPANILLDDDTTVKVADFGIAKAEGTEGDLTGTGTVLGTAGYVAPEQILSEPLTGACDQYALGCVLYEALTARRPFAGASPMETAALRLRTDPPPLRSVRPELPEDLAAAIERALARRPENRFPSAADFADALARFADSGHTLALPAAPAPPPGASPPAPPVSRPASRP